A portion of the Fulvia fulva chromosome 1, complete sequence genome contains these proteins:
- a CDS encoding Cysteine dioxygenase: MDSSPKTSDVVTAAKPASIHDSARGSPEPLDAFHSLVRSINTILGPCNGIDSADVDVEELKKLMLAYDTNEDGQPSWLKYAFRRGDMNYTRNLVDNCNGKSNLLVLVWTPGKGSPIHDHANAHCVMKILKGSLTETIYGWPCQRPDSPADCATALDSVYPTTKHTCSAGQGGRRPSELHIKRTTTYGENEVTYMSDQLGLHRISNQSDDPDDYAVSLHLYTPPNAAKHGCHIFNEATGKSSHVKQNHFHSEFGVEK; the protein is encoded by the exons ATGGATTCATCACCCAAGACCTCGGACGTCGTGACAGCAGCGAAGCCAGCATCcatccacgactccgccCGAGGATCGCCTGAGCCTTTGGACGCCTTCCACTCCTTGGTCCGGAGTATTAATACCATCCTTGGTCCTTGCAATGGCATCGATAGTGCCGACGTCGATGTCGAGGAGTTGAAAAAACTCATGCTGGCGTATGACACGAACGAAGATGGTCAACCGTCGTGGTTGAAATATGCTTTCCGCCGAGGCGACATGAACTACACCCGGAACCTTGTGGATAATTGCAACGGCAAGAGCAACCTT CTCGTCCTGGTCTGGACTCCTGGCAAAGGCTCGCCTATACATGACCATGCCAATGCACATTGCGTCATGAAGATATTGAAGGGCTCTCTGACTGAAACAATCTATGGATGGCCTTGTCAGCGCCCAGACAGCCCAGCCGACTGCGCCACAGCCCTTGACTCGGTGTATCCAACCACGAAACACACCTGTTCTGCCGGACAGGGAGGACGGAGGCCTTCGGAACTCCACATCAAAAGGACCACGACGTATGGGGAGAATGAAGTGACTTACATGAGCGATCAACTGGGCCTCCATCGAATCTCAAACCAAAGCGACGATCCTGACGATTATGCAGTCAGCCTGCATCTTTATACT CCGCCAAATGCTGCGAAACATGGCTGCCACATCTTCAATGAGGCGACGGGCAAGAGTTCACATGTCAAGCAAAACCATTTCCACTCGGAGTTCGGTGTCGAGAAGTAA